A genomic window from Lusitaniella coriacea LEGE 07157 includes:
- a CDS encoding phosphate ABC transporter substrate-binding protein, translating into MSQKNETLPLILALVITLGILGAGFWWFTNKGGVSLGDLKEEQSNENSPSTPQTNGSVNSSTPKFSLPATVPAGTTIRINGSTSMVKINQGLKNSFEQQFSGTTVQTQAQGTGNGINAVSGGSADIAAISRPLTLDEENQGLVAVSVAQDAIALVVGVQNPFRRGLKQQQVIDIFTGKITNWSEISGQTGTIRVINRPDVSGTHQAFKELVLKGANFGNGSNFETMDRDATTPLLRALGTGGIGYATYAQVASQQTVRTVAVDGLTPEAPNYPYQRTLAYVYKEPASPAVQAFLGFASSSEGQRAIADSQ; encoded by the coding sequence ATGTCGCAGAAGAATGAAACATTACCGCTGATTTTGGCGCTGGTAATTACATTGGGCATTCTCGGTGCCGGTTTTTGGTGGTTTACGAATAAGGGAGGGGTTTCCCTAGGGGATTTAAAGGAAGAGCAATCTAACGAAAATTCGCCCTCTACACCACAAACTAACGGAAGTGTCAATTCTTCTACACCCAAATTTTCCCTACCCGCAACCGTTCCAGCCGGGACAACCATTCGGATCAATGGTTCGACGAGCATGGTGAAAATCAATCAAGGACTGAAAAATAGCTTTGAACAACAGTTTTCAGGGACAACCGTTCAAACGCAAGCACAGGGAACGGGGAATGGAATTAACGCCGTTTCAGGGGGAAGTGCGGATATTGCAGCGATTTCTCGTCCCCTCACCTTAGATGAGGAAAATCAGGGGTTAGTGGCAGTTTCCGTTGCTCAGGACGCGATCGCGCTTGTGGTTGGCGTGCAAAATCCCTTCCGTCGCGGATTAAAACAACAGCAAGTTATCGACATTTTTACAGGGAAAATCACGAATTGGTCGGAAATTAGCGGACAAACAGGCACGATTCGCGTCATTAATCGCCCTGACGTGAGCGGAACCCATCAAGCCTTCAAAGAATTGGTTCTCAAGGGCGCAAACTTTGGCAACGGATCGAATTTCGAGACAATGGATCGGGATGCCACAACCCCCCTATTGCGCGCTTTGGGAACTGGCGGGATCGGCTATGCAACCTACGCGCAAGTTGCTTCCCAACAAACTGTCCGCACCGTTGCGGTGGATGGATTGACCCCAGAAGCGCCGAATTATCCCTATCAGCGCACGTTAGCTTACGTTTATAAAGAACCTGCTTCTCCCGCAGTGCAAGCGTTTTTGGGGTTTGCAAGTTCTTCTGAGGGGCAGCGCGCGATCGCGGACTCTCAGTAA
- a CDS encoding outer membrane protein: MGLSWLSANNLSCTYPGTNLGVAVDDTTLGFVYQFMAGVGYYFNPRTAVTFCYRYFDVLDRSFETPLGEINLEGIGVHNLEVGLRYFF; this comes from the coding sequence TTGGGTCTATCTTGGCTTTCTGCGAATAATCTCAGCTGCACCTATCCGGGAACCAATTTGGGTGTTGCAGTAGACGACACGACGTTAGGATTTGTATATCAATTTATGGCGGGAGTGGGATACTACTTCAATCCCCGCACGGCTGTAACTTTTTGCTACCGCTACTTTGACGTTCTCGACCGCTCCTTTGAAACCCCTCTCGGAGAAATTAATCTTGAAGGGATTGGGGTACACAATTTGGAGGTCGGTTTGCGCTACTTCTTCTAA
- a CDS encoding PstS family phosphate ABC transporter substrate-binding protein: MSQKNETLPLVLALLMTVGILGGGFWWFTRHSNSPIANSQNPKPSKANTSSNTTTTQTFAQVKDVPSGLYNYGGSTTWAPIRKELDSAIQTVYPQFQLRYTQPTISAPGSSTGIKMLLNGQLDFAQSSRALKEPEYRKAQQKGFTLKEIPIALDAIVVAVHPDLDIPGLTVTQLKEIYTGKISNWNQVGGRNLPILAYSRRLGEGGTIGFFADNVLGGETFSGNVRFIGTTTQALREVTNNPGGIYFASAPEVVPQCGVKSLPLGRTAKELVTPYNSPFVPLNECPARRNQVNGEAFQDGTYPITRRLFVIVKQNEQEDEQAGEAYAKLLLTNQGQELIRKTGFVRIR; the protein is encoded by the coding sequence ATGTCACAAAAAAACGAAACCTTACCTTTAGTTTTAGCTCTTTTGATGACAGTAGGAATTTTGGGCGGTGGTTTTTGGTGGTTTACTCGCCATTCCAATTCTCCTATAGCCAACTCGCAAAATCCCAAACCTTCCAAAGCAAATACCTCTTCCAATACAACCACAACTCAAACCTTTGCGCAGGTTAAGGACGTTCCTAGCGGACTTTATAACTATGGCGGAAGCACGACTTGGGCTCCCATTCGCAAAGAATTAGATTCAGCGATTCAAACCGTTTATCCCCAGTTTCAGTTACGCTACACTCAACCGACGATTAGCGCGCCCGGTTCGAGTACGGGGATTAAAATGCTCTTAAACGGTCAACTGGATTTTGCCCAATCTTCTCGCGCCCTTAAAGAACCAGAATATCGCAAGGCGCAGCAAAAAGGATTTACCCTCAAAGAAATTCCAATTGCCCTTGATGCAATTGTGGTTGCGGTTCATCCAGACTTGGATATTCCCGGCTTGACGGTAACGCAGCTTAAAGAAATTTACACCGGGAAGATATCGAATTGGAATCAAGTTGGCGGGAGAAATCTTCCCATTCTTGCCTACAGTCGGCGACTGGGTGAGGGAGGAACCATTGGATTTTTCGCGGATAATGTTTTGGGGGGAGAAACTTTTTCTGGGAATGTTCGGTTTATTGGCACGACAACCCAAGCCTTGCGAGAGGTTACTAATAATCCAGGGGGGATTTATTTTGCCTCTGCACCGGAAGTCGTGCCTCAATGTGGCGTAAAATCGTTACCTCTGGGACGTACTGCTAAGGAACTGGTTACTCCCTACAATTCCCCGTTTGTTCCCCTCAATGAATGTCCCGCAAGGCGCAATCAAGTGAATGGAGAGGCGTTTCAAGATGGAACGTATCCCATTACGCGCCGTTTATTCGTGATTGTCAAGCAGAACGAGCAAGAAGACGAACAGGCGGGAGAAGCCTATGCCAAATTATTATTAACGAATCAGGGTCAAGAACTCATTCGGAAAACTGGATTTGTTCGGATTCGTTAG
- a CDS encoding catalase, which translates to MSEEKNTLTNAAGVPIPSNEVSRSAGKYGPLLLEDYTLLEKMAHFNRERIPERVVHAVGSGAYGTFTVTDDITHLTKAKLFSEVGKETEMFVRFSTVAKSKGGSDIYRDIRGFAMKFYTEDGNWDLVGNNTPIFFVRDPMKFMDFIRSQKENPQQNWRQDEMWWDFWSLVPESIHQVLWLMGDRGAPMGWRHMNGYGSHTFSFIDADNQRTWVKFHFKTDQGNKFFTEEQWMHLQGLEPRWATKDLYQAIDEGNYPSWTLHIQTMTEEQAKSFPWNPFDLTKVWPHADYPLQRVGRFELNCNPENFFAEVEQAAFSPGNIVPGISWSPDRMLQARIMSYADTHRHRLGVNYDTIPVNTAHAAKVNAPYRDGLMRVDGNNGSRTNYHPTHHDYPKADESIIPPPSPLEGMADRVELDENDHADQARLFYKMLDEDEKKRLVKNIAGSLGKCMDIIQKHQIALFREVDEDLANRVSTAMGSVQKPKIDPKPGTV; encoded by the coding sequence ATGTCTGAAGAAAAGAACACCCTCACCAACGCAGCCGGAGTTCCCATACCGAGTAATGAAGTCTCAAGATCCGCAGGTAAATACGGTCCCTTACTCCTCGAAGACTACACGCTCCTCGAGAAAATGGCTCACTTTAATCGAGAGCGAATTCCAGAGCGAGTCGTTCATGCTGTAGGATCGGGCGCTTATGGCACATTTACCGTCACCGACGACATCACCCACTTAACCAAAGCCAAACTCTTCTCCGAAGTTGGCAAAGAAACCGAAATGTTCGTCCGTTTCTCAACCGTAGCCAAGTCCAAAGGCGGTTCAGATATTTATCGCGACATCCGTGGCTTTGCCATGAAATTCTACACCGAAGATGGGAACTGGGATTTAGTCGGTAACAACACTCCCATTTTCTTCGTCCGCGACCCCATGAAATTCATGGACTTTATTCGCTCTCAAAAAGAGAATCCCCAACAAAACTGGCGACAGGACGAAATGTGGTGGGACTTCTGGTCCCTCGTCCCCGAAAGCATACACCAAGTTCTTTGGCTGATGGGCGATCGCGGCGCGCCGATGGGATGGCGACACATGAACGGCTACGGCAGTCATACCTTCAGTTTCATTGATGCTGACAATCAACGAACTTGGGTCAAATTCCACTTCAAAACCGATCAAGGCAACAAATTCTTCACAGAAGAACAGTGGATGCATCTCCAGGGACTCGAACCGCGCTGGGCGACCAAAGACCTCTACCAAGCGATTGACGAAGGTAACTATCCCTCCTGGACACTGCACATCCAGACCATGACCGAAGAACAGGCGAAAAGCTTTCCCTGGAATCCCTTCGACCTCACCAAAGTATGGCCCCACGCAGACTATCCCCTCCAACGAGTGGGTCGTTTTGAACTCAATTGCAATCCCGAAAACTTCTTCGCCGAAGTCGAACAAGCGGCATTCTCCCCCGGTAACATCGTTCCTGGCATTTCTTGGTCGCCCGACCGGATGCTACAAGCTCGCATCATGTCCTACGCCGACACGCACCGCCATCGCCTTGGCGTAAACTACGACACAATTCCCGTCAATACCGCCCATGCGGCGAAGGTGAATGCACCCTATCGCGACGGCTTAATGCGGGTTGATGGGAACAACGGCAGTCGGACGAACTACCACCCCACCCACCACGATTACCCGAAAGCCGATGAGAGTATCATTCCCCCACCTTCTCCCCTTGAAGGCATGGCAGACCGCGTGGAACTCGATGAAAACGACCACGCCGACCAAGCTCGCCTGTTCTATAAAATGCTTGATGAAGACGAGAAAAAGCGTCTAGTCAAGAATATTGCAGGTAGTTTAGGCAAATGCATGGATATTATCCAAAAGCACCAAATTGCCCTCTTCCGCGAAGTGGATGAAGACTTGGCGAATCGCGTCTCGACAGCGATGGGTTCGGTGCAAAAGCCTAAAATCGACCCGAAACCCGGAACTGTTTAG